ACAACGTCGAAGCAGTTGAAAGGCTTCTCGAAGAACTTCGCGTTGCAGCCCTGCCTATCGCAGAACAAGAGATCGACGAGCTCAGGGACTGTGCCCGTCGTCATGGTGGGAAAGAAGCGGATGATTTCAGCCCCTGGGATGTGAGCTACTGGGCCGAGAAACTTCGTCAAGAACGGTTCAACCTCAATCAAGAGGCTTTACGTCCATGGTTTCCACTTCCACAAGTGCTCGATGGCCTTTTCCATCTCTGCGAACGTTTGTTTTCCATCAAGATTGAAGCTGCTGATGGCGAAGCACCGATCTGGCATCCGGATGTGCGCTTTTTCAGAGTCAACGATCAGGGAGGCCATCCACTCGCAGCGTTTTATCTCGATCCCTTCAGCAGGCCCGCCAGCAAGCGAGGTGGAGCATGGATGGATGAATGTCTAAACCGGTCTCGCAATTCGGAGGGTGTGCTCACCAACCCTGTGGCATACCTGATTTGCAATCAGACCCCACCCTCCGGTGACATCCCAAGTTTGATGAGTTTTGAAGAGGTTGAGACCCTGTTCCATGAGTTCGGCCATGGGCTTCAACACATGCTCACCACGGTGGAACATCCCCAAGCAGCTGGGATTAACAACGTGGAATGGGACGCGGTGGAGCTTCCCAGTCAGTTCATGGAGAACTGGTGCCTTGATCGCCAGACCTTGATGGGAATGGCCCGTCATTGGAAAACAGGGGAGCCCTTGCCTGAAGAGGACTACAACAAACTGCGCAACAGCCGCACCTTCATGCAGGGATGCGGAACGCTACGCCAGGTTCATTTCGCTTTAACCGATTTACGTCTTCACAGCACATGGACTCCTGAGCTGGGTCAATCCCCTGATGCGTTCAGACGCAAGATCGCAGACAGCACGACCGTATTGCCCCCGATCCCTGAAGACCGATTCCTTTGCGCCTTCGGCCATATTTTTGCTGGTGGTTACTCCGCTGGTTATTACTCGTACAAGTGGGCAGAGGTCTTAAGCGCCGATGCTTTTGCCGCTTTCGAGGAGGTTGGCCTCGATCAGGAAAAGGACGTACAAGCCACCGGTCAACGCTTCCGCAACACGGTTCTCAGCCTGGGAGGAAGTCAGCGACCAGCTGATGTCTACAAATCCTTCCGGGGTCGAGCAGCCAGCACTGACGCATTAATTCGCCACTCCGGACTGACAGCAGCCAATCGTTGAACTTGCAGACATGCACCATGACCTGCTTGCACTGAGTTCCAGCTGGAACCTGTCTCAAACCAATCGATCAACGCGTGTTCCGCTGGTCTCGCTGGAGGAAGCCCTTGAGCGCAGCAGTTTGAAGAAAGGGATTAGCCGTCGAGATTTTCTTGCAGCGCTCCTGAAAGACGTTCAACATCAACGCCTTCTTCCTCTGTTGGCGATGCTTCCTCGCCGCTGGCGGCAGGAGCCAGCATCACTGCCGGAACACTTGAGAGGTCTGGGGATCTTGCTTGGAGAGGGACTGATGAGTCCCCTCCTCCTGGCTGCATTCGCTGATGACTTGCAGCACTTACTCCCTCAGCGAACCAACCCAAGACGCTCAGCTTTAGATCTTTGGTGCCAGCGCAACTACAACGATCCCGGCGGCCAGCAATGGCCCCTGCCTGAGGGACTGGATACCTGGAAGTCACAAGCGACGGCATCCCTCTATCCACAGAACCAACACAGTGCGCCGAACTCTCGAACAGGGCTAGCGGGACTGTCATCACTCGGTGGGGAGATTGCTTGGAGCAATCACGGACTCTCCTATCTCCAATCCGCAGAGGCCAGACATCGGAATCAACAGATGGCTCAAGTGTTCAACGTTCTTGGAAGCAATCTTCTGGGTGGACAGAGCCTCAACCTCGACACCTATCGCTTCGAAGGTCAGTCCTGCGGAAAGGATCTAATCCAGTGCCTTCAATCCAAAGGATGGACGTGTCAAGCGAGAGTGCGGACCAGTGTGGCCAGCTTCGGACTTGGAGCCAGTACACCCAGTTCTGATAGCAATCAATGGGCTCAAATCCCCCTTGCGGTCCCTTACCGAACCGGCTTGCAAGAGACGAATCAAAAAGAAATCAACGCGTTACTACCCCACGCCTGCTTAGAGCTGGAATTACAACCGCCAGAGGATGAAACCGTTCTGCTGCAGTACTACCAAGGCACCGAAGGCCTGAATGGCTGGGCCGCGATGAATGACTTGGATCGACCGTGGCAAAACGGACGTTCCAACGGCAGCGTCCAATACTCGCCAACGGTCTTTCGCGATCAACAACTGTCCGACGCGATTGAACTCTGCGAATTAATGGGCGCCATTCACAACAGCGAGGCGAGCATGGAAAACCTCCATCTCGGTGGCTATGGAGCGATCGGTTTCTGCATCGACTCCACCGCGCTCTTGGAATATGCACTGACAGGTCAGACCAACCTGTTTCCACTCACACTCGGAGGCTTATGGCGAGAACGGCTCAGCGCCAAGCTGGATCATTTACTTGAAGAAAGCATGCGTCCCAATGAGGACGCCGTTGATCGCTATAAGGGAGCACTTGAAAACATGCCTCAAGATCTTTATCACACTTCAGTGACCCGAAACGATGCGAAGAGACGCCTTTTAGCCAGTCAACCGAGTTATTCACCTTTTTTACTTATCCAAGATCTCAACCGGCAGAAGAGCTGACCAAACTTCGTTCCAGTTCACTACAAATTGCAGCAACAACCTTTTCACGGAAGGCCACACTAAAAGGTCCGGAAGAACCGTTATGACTCATACGATCAATGAGATAACGATGCAAGCAATGCGATCGCTGCCAACGGTTCCAGTTTGTCAAAGGCAATAAGCTCAATCGACCTGGATAAGCGAGTCGGCCAAACGCAGCCACAGGATCTTTACTGCCGACCACCATCGCAACATCCTGAATACTTTCAAGAGCCGCATTCCCACTAAAAACCCCACAGATCGAAATCACTTGAACAGGACTACAGCAAAGCTTTTGCAACATTTCAGCAGTACCAATCGCCATTTCAGCACCACCGCTATAGCCAACTAAAACCACACGAGATGCGTGCGAAGGATGAAAATTTAACTGCTCTAATCGTCGGGCTATTTTCAAAGCTAATTCATAATTCATCACAGGTCCATAACGTCGATCAGACGAGATACCGACCTTAATGACATTATTTACCTGAATACAAAATGCACAAACAAATTGGACAAACCCATTAGGATGATGTTCTTGAAGAGCAAACAACCACTGCCAAAACCATCGGGAGTAAGAAGCAGCACGGAGTCCAACATCCGTGATGGTATAAGCCTCAATTCCTTTTACCAATAGGGAATCCTTGGCAATTTCAGACTCCAAACAATTCAGAAACTCTTGAACTCTTGGCGGATGACTCTCTTCACTTTGATGAATGCCATCGAGATACACCAAAAAATGGCGATGCTCTGACCGCTTCTCCTCATTCCCAACAAACAAACCGCTGGCATCTGGGAAGCTTTGCATCCACCCTTCCCAAAACACAAAGTCAACCATCACCGAATACACACCCACTAAGGCCAGCACAACAACAATCGCTCCTCCAGACACACCAAGAAGCTCTAAGAGAGATCCGGATTGCAGAAGAGAATCCGCATCGCGCCGCACCACCCCGATGCCAATCAGCATCAGGATTCCCACCAAGACCAACACACCAATCAAGACACGCGCGCCTAGGCGAATGCTGTGCCGATGACCATGAACGACGGCGTTGCTTCTAGTCATCGCTGGATTTGAAGTGCAACTTCTTTAGCCAAAGTGTCATAACTCGATCGCCATCGCTGAGAAAACAAAGCCCCTACAAGCAGCAGAGCAATCACAAAGCCAGGCAGGCAAACAAATAGGGCATGAAGGAAAGGAATCCCATACATCGCATTCACTAATATGATCATATTGAGATGCATCCATGCCAGAAGCGTGACGGCAATAAGATCACTCACATAAGGAGCGGCAACCAGGACATAAAAGAGTCCTGGCCAGAGTGCTACTGCCATCCGATTACCAAAAACAATGGGCTGCAAGGGAACC
The window above is part of the Synechococcus sp. WH 8020 genome. Proteins encoded here:
- a CDS encoding M3 family metallopeptidase codes for the protein MTNSELLRGHGLPRFEAIDASQVKAHIPALINDLGEQLSTLESTLQQRLADNRPLSWDEVMTPLHLLGERLRWSWGVVSHLNGVCNSSELREAHAAQQPDVVRFGNRAGQSQIIHQALESLQQNPSHPLDPTQIRILDAELLSMRHRGVGLSGADQEAFNEASEQLASLSTRFSNHVLDATQGWTLLVEDADQLQGVPERAMQALAAAAKEAGDKHRDGQEPTALEGPWRLGLDMPRYLPVLTHADNRNLRETVYRAQVSRASSGELDNTPLIEEILDLRTHQASRLGYQNWAERSLASKMADNVEAVERLLEELRVAALPIAEQEIDELRDCARRHGGKEADDFSPWDVSYWAEKLRQERFNLNQEALRPWFPLPQVLDGLFHLCERLFSIKIEAADGEAPIWHPDVRFFRVNDQGGHPLAAFYLDPFSRPASKRGGAWMDECLNRSRNSEGVLTNPVAYLICNQTPPSGDIPSLMSFEEVETLFHEFGHGLQHMLTTVEHPQAAGINNVEWDAVELPSQFMENWCLDRQTLMGMARHWKTGEPLPEEDYNKLRNSRTFMQGCGTLRQVHFALTDLRLHSTWTPELGQSPDAFRRKIADSTTVLPPIPEDRFLCAFGHIFAGGYSAGYYSYKWAEVLSADAFAAFEEVGLDQEKDVQATGQRFRNTVLSLGGSQRPADVYKSFRGRAASTDALIRHSGLTAANR